Proteins from one Faecalibacterium sp. I3-3-33 genomic window:
- a CDS encoding carbohydrate ABC transporter permease, whose translation MAKNIAASRQKKPGGLSDKVSDIVLVVICAAVMLIVAYPLYYVLVASFSDPYDVYAGKTFLLPSQFTLKGYQAVFADSALFSGFLNSIKYTVIGTIYSVVMIYLVAYPLSVKDLPGRKYISLFFVITMYFGGGLVPTYLIVKQTGLLGSMWALFLPGVVAVGNVIIVRNFFENNIPRELLEAAEIDGASKWTVFVKMVIPLSRSIMAVMVVYSMVAYWNDWFTALIYLRADQAPLPLVLRNILIKSSTSASQSSMVAGGFAELNKLTEMIKFASIIVAAAPMLIVYPFVQKYFEKGFMAGAVKG comes from the coding sequence ATGGCAAAAAACATTGCAGCATCCCGTCAAAAGAAGCCCGGCGGTCTGTCCGATAAGGTCAGCGACATCGTTCTGGTGGTCATCTGCGCCGCCGTCATGCTCATTGTGGCTTACCCGCTGTACTACGTTCTGGTGGCATCCTTCTCGGATCCCTACGATGTGTACGCCGGCAAGACCTTCCTGCTGCCCAGCCAGTTCACCCTGAAGGGCTATCAGGCTGTGTTTGCAGACAGTGCGCTGTTCTCCGGTTTTTTGAACAGCATCAAGTACACTGTCATCGGCACCATCTACTCGGTGGTCATGATCTATCTTGTGGCTTACCCGCTGAGCGTGAAGGATCTGCCCGGGCGCAAGTACATCAGCCTGTTCTTCGTCATCACCATGTATTTCGGCGGCGGTCTGGTGCCTACCTACCTCATCGTCAAGCAGACCGGTCTGCTGGGCAGTATGTGGGCGCTGTTCCTGCCCGGTGTGGTGGCTGTGGGCAACGTGATCATCGTCCGCAACTTCTTCGAGAACAACATTCCCAGAGAACTGCTGGAAGCCGCCGAGATCGACGGTGCCTCCAAGTGGACCGTCTTTGTAAAGATGGTCATTCCCCTGAGCCGTTCCATCATGGCAGTTATGGTGGTGTACAGCATGGTGGCCTACTGGAACGACTGGTTCACCGCTCTGATCTACCTGAGAGCCGATCAGGCTCCGCTGCCGCTGGTGCTGCGCAATATCCTGATCAAGAGCTCCACCAGTGCCAGCCAATCCTCCATGGTAGCGGGCGGCTTTGCAGAACTGAATAAGCTGACCGAAATGATCAAGTTTGCTTCCATCATCGTGGCAGCTGCCCCCATGCTGATCGTTTACC